Proteins encoded within one genomic window of Macaca thibetana thibetana isolate TM-01 chromosome 3, ASM2454274v1, whole genome shotgun sequence:
- the POLR1F gene encoding DNA-directed RNA polymerase I subunit RPA43, translating to MAAGCSEVPRPTAASDGSLVGQAGVLPCLELPTYAAACALVNSRYSCLVAGPHQRHIALSPRYLNRKRTGIREQLDAELLRYSESLLGVPIAYDNIKVVGELGDIYDDQGHIHLNIEADFVIFCPEPGQKLMGIVNKVSSSHIGCLVHGCFNASIPKPEQLSAEQWLTMEINMGDELEFEVFRLDSDAAGVFCIRGKLNITSLRFKRSEVSEEVTENGTEEAAKKPKKKKKKKDPETYEVDSGTTKLADDADDTPMEESALQNTNNVNGLWEEEPKKKKRKKKHQEVQDQDPVFQGSDSSGYQSDHKKKKKKRKHSEEAEFTPPLKCSPKRKGKSNFL from the exons ATGGCTGCGGGTTGTTCAGAGGTGCCGCGGCCAACGGCGGCTTCTGATGGGTCTCTGGTAGGGCAGGCTGGCGTCCTGCCTTGCCTAGAGTTGCCGACTTATGCCGCTGCTTGTGCGCTGGTGAACAGTCGCTACTCATGCCTGGTGGCTGGGCCGCACCAAAGGCACATCGCGCTGTCTCCCCGCTACCTGAACAGGAAACGCACTGGCATTCGAGAACAGCTTGATGCGGAGCTCCTTCGCTATTCTGAGAG ccTTTTAGGTGTCCCTATTGCATATGATAACATCAAAGTTGTGGGAGAACTTGGAGATATTTATGATGATCAAGGACACATTCATCTTAACATTGAAgctgattttgttattttctgccCTGAACCGGGGCAAAAGCTTATG GGTATAGTTAATAAAGTGTCTTCTAGCCACATTGGCTGTTTAGTACACGGGTGTTTCAATGCCTCCATTCCTAAACCTGAGCAGTTGTCAGCTGAGCAGTGGCTAACCATGGAGATAAACATGGGTGATGAACTAGAATTTGAAGTATTTCGTTTAGACTCAGATGCTGCTGGAGTATTCTGCATTCGGGGAAAACTAAATATCACAAG TTTACGATTCAAGCGCTCTGAAGTttctgaagaagttacagaaaatGGCACTGAGGAAGCTGCTAAAAAacctaagaagaagaaaaagaagaaagacccaGAGACATATGAAGTGGACAGTGGTACTACAAAGCTAGCAGATGATGCAGATGACACTCCAATGGAAGAGTCAGCCCTGCAGAATACTAATAATGTGAATGGCCTCTGGGAAGAGgagccaaagaaaaagaaaaggaagaaaaagcaccAGGAAGTTCAGGACCAGGACCCTGTTTTCCAAGGCAGTGACTCCAGTGGTTACCAAAGtgaccataaaaagaaaaaaaagaaaagaaaacacagtgaaGAGGCTGAATTTACCCCACCTTTGAAATGCTCaccaaaaagaaaagggaaaagtaattttctttag